One Oryza sativa Japonica Group chromosome 8, ASM3414082v1 DNA window includes the following coding sequences:
- the LOC4344956 gene encoding uncharacterized protein isoform X1, with protein sequence MPSVVVFVLLAAMQRRCLSLYVAVLMLVWLFFAPLSVVAGSLIAIPSALDGSRTSHRRPIENPRFNVTLWEKNEINTRPKASHGFDDGDEVSYTVAMPFIEKLRRRCAVATGGSHRRCDATAIRQFEEDVAPCLLEGLKVNREFSHTLSNLDYSRWLGPYYLDLAVQQRSQMMNLFCMNKPNVLSCLCYLKMIN encoded by the exons ATGCCGTCCGTCGTCGTGTTTGTGCTG cTAGCGGCGATGCAACGCCGCTGTCTATCCCTCTACGTTGCCGTTCTCATGCTCGTCTGGCTCTTCTTCGCGCCgctctccgtcgtcgccggcagccTTATCGCCATCCCCAGCGCACTCG ACGGTAGCCGCACCTCTCACCGTCGCCCTATTGAAAATCCACGGTTCAACGTGACGCTCTGGGAGAAAAACGAGATCAATACTAGACCTAAGGCGTCCCATGGATTTGACGATGGTGACGAAGTCTCCTACACCGTGGCCATGCCCTTCATAGAGAAGCTTAGGCGGCGATGCGCCGTGGCCACCGGCGGTAGCCATCGTCGCTGCGATGCCACAGCGATCAGGCAGTTTGAGGAGGATGTGGCTCCCTGCCTGCTAGAGGGGTTGAAGGTGAACAGGGAGTTCAGCCACACATTGTCTAATTTGGATTATAGTAGATGGCTGGGCCCCTATTATCTGGATTTGGCCGTGCAGCAAAGGTCCCAAATGATGAACTTGTTTTGCATGAACAAACCCAATGTTTTATCGTGCTTATGCTACCTTAAAATGATCAATTAA
- the LOC4344956 gene encoding uncharacterized protein isoform X2: protein MQRRCLSLYVAVLMLVWLFFAPLSVVAGSLIAIPSALDGSRTSHRRPIENPRFNVTLWEKNEINTRPKASHGFDDGDEVSYTVAMPFIEKLRRRCAVATGGSHRRCDATAIRQFEEDVAPCLLEGLKVNREFSHTLSNLDYSRWLGPYYLDLAVQQRSQMMNLFCMNKPNVLSCLCYLKMIN, encoded by the exons ATGCAACGCCGCTGTCTATCCCTCTACGTTGCCGTTCTCATGCTCGTCTGGCTCTTCTTCGCGCCgctctccgtcgtcgccggcagccTTATCGCCATCCCCAGCGCACTCG ACGGTAGCCGCACCTCTCACCGTCGCCCTATTGAAAATCCACGGTTCAACGTGACGCTCTGGGAGAAAAACGAGATCAATACTAGACCTAAGGCGTCCCATGGATTTGACGATGGTGACGAAGTCTCCTACACCGTGGCCATGCCCTTCATAGAGAAGCTTAGGCGGCGATGCGCCGTGGCCACCGGCGGTAGCCATCGTCGCTGCGATGCCACAGCGATCAGGCAGTTTGAGGAGGATGTGGCTCCCTGCCTGCTAGAGGGGTTGAAGGTGAACAGGGAGTTCAGCCACACATTGTCTAATTTGGATTATAGTAGATGGCTGGGCCCCTATTATCTGGATTTGGCCGTGCAGCAAAGGTCCCAAATGATGAACTTGTTTTGCATGAACAAACCCAATGTTTTATCGTGCTTATGCTACCTTAAAATGATCAATTAA